From Musa acuminata AAA Group cultivar baxijiao chromosome BXJ3-8, Cavendish_Baxijiao_AAA, whole genome shotgun sequence, one genomic window encodes:
- the LOC135644848 gene encoding alanine--glyoxylate aminotransferase 2 homolog 3, mitochondrial-like has product MHRVLLLRRLYSSVPPSRRLSQSAAVAADRIDASVLPIMPPFDYTPPPYLGPRAAEIVRKRSEFLSPSISYLYKNPLNIVDGKMQYLFDEDGRRYLDAFGGIATVSCGHCHPDIVEAIINQTKRLQHPTVLYLNHAVADFAEALASKFPGDLKVVFFTNSGTEANELAMMIARVYTGCHDIISVRNAYHGNAAGSMGATAQSNWKFNVIQTGMHHALNPDQYRGIFGSAGEKYAKDVEEIIDFGTSGRVAGFISEAIQGVGGVMELAPGYLPAVYRTIKKAGGLFIADEVQAGFARTGSHFWGFEAHGVVPDIVTSAKGAGNGIPIGAVVTTPEIARVLTQRCYFNTFGGNPVCTAAGHAVLKVIEKENLQENALVVGSYLKDQLKALQDKHDIIGDVRGRGLMLGVELVTDRQQKTPAKTEILHAMETMKDMGVLVGKGGFYGNVFRITPPLCFSKEDADFFLDVMDIALSKI; this is encoded by the exons ATGCACAGGGTTCTCCTCCTCCGAAGGCTCTATTCTTCTGTGCCCCCTTCGCGGAGGCTCTCTCAGTCGGCAGCAGTGGCGGCCGACCGAATTGACGCGTCCGTGCTTCCCATTATGCCGCCCTTCGACTACACCCCGCCTCCGTACCTCGGGCCGCGGGCGGCGGAGATCGTCCGGAAGCGGTCGGAGTTCCTCAGCCCTTCCATTTCCTACCTTTACAAGAATCCC TTGAACATTGTGGACGGAAAGATGCAGTACTTGTTCGACGAGGATGGTCGCCGGTACCTCGATGCGTTTGGTGGTATCGCTACCGTGTCCTGTGGCCATTGCCACCCTGATATTGTGGAAGCCATAATTAACCAGACGAAACGGCTTCAGCATCCTACTGTTCTATATCTAAACCACGCCGTCGCAGATTTCGCAGAGGCATTGGCTTCCAAGTTTCCTGGAGATCTCAAG GTCGTCTTCTTCACTAATTCCGGGACTGAAGCAAATGAACTTGCCATGATGATTGCTCGAGTTTATACTGGTTGTCATGATATCATATCAGTCAGAAATGCATACCATGGGAATGCTGCTGGGTCAATGGGTGCGACTGCTCAAAGTAACTGGAAATTCAATGTTATTCAG ACTGGGATGCACCATGCACTGAATCCAGACCAATACAGAGGGATATTTGGTTCAGCTGGAGAGAAGTACGCCAAAGATGTGGAAGAAATCATAGACTTTGGAACTTCTGGGAGAGTTGCTGGCTTTATCTCGGAAGCCATACAA GGAGTAGGTGGAGTAATGGAACTGGCACCGGGTTATTTGCCTGCTGTTTACAGAACCATAAAGAAAGCTGGGGGGCTCTTCATAGCTGATGAGGTCCAGGCAGGATTTGCTCGAACAGGAAGCCATTTTTGGGGATTTGAAGCTCATGGAGTTGTGCCAGACATAGTGACCAGTGCCAAG GGCGCTGGGAACGGCATACCAATAGGTGCTGTGGTTACGACTCCAGAAATTGCTCGAGTCTTGACTCAACGATGCTACTTCAACACCTTTGGTGGTAATCCCGTCTGCACAGCTGCCGGTCATGCTGTTCTCAAAGTGATTGAAAAGGAAAACCTTCAAGAAAATGCATTGGTTGTGGGTTCTTACTTGAAAGATCAACTCAAGGCACTTCAGGACAAACATGATA TCATTGGCGATGTAAGAGGAAGAGGTTTGATGCTCGGAGTTGAGTTGGTCACCGACCGTCAACAGAAGACTCCAGCCAAAACTGAGATCTTGCATGCTATGGAGACGATGAAAG ACATGGGTGTGTTGGTCGGAAAGGGTGGTTTCTATGGCAATGTCTTCAGAATAACACCTCCTCTCTGCTTCTCCAAGGAAGACGCAG ACTTCTTCTTGGATGTCATGGACATTGCATTATCCAAGATCTGA